The Lemur catta isolate mLemCat1 chromosome X, mLemCat1.pri, whole genome shotgun sequence genome has a window encoding:
- the PNCK gene encoding calcium/calmodulin-dependent protein kinase type 1B isoform X1, with amino-acid sequence MACGGGGCMGPGRALPPPAALPLSPPFLPPTFWLCGRGAFSEVVLAQERGSAHLVALKCIPKKALRGKEALVENEIAVLRRVSHPNIVALEDVHESPSHLYLAMELVTGGELFDRIMERGSYTEKDASHLVGQVLGAVSYLHSLGIVHRDLKPENLLYATPFEDSKIMVSDFGLSKIQAGNMLGTACGTPGYVAPELLEQKPYGKAVDVWALGVISYILLCGYPPFYDESDPELFNQILRASYEFDSPFWDDISESAKDFIRHLLERDPQKRFTCQQALQHLWISGDAALDRNILGSVSEQIQKNFARTHWKRAFNATSFLHHIRKLGQSPEGEEASEQGMARHSHPGGLRAGQPPKW; translated from the exons ATGGCGTGTGGGGGCGGTGGCTGCATGGGACCCGGGAGGGCCCTTCCCCCTCCTgctgctctccctctctcccctcccttcctgcctcccaccttcTGGCTCTGCGGCAGGGGCGCCTTCTCCGAGGTGGTGCTGGCCCAGGAGCGGGGCTCCGCACACCTTGTCGCCCTCAAGTGCATCCCCAAGAAGGCCCTGCGGGGCAAGGAGGCCCTGGTGGAGAACGAGATCGCCGTGCTCCGCAG GGTCAGTCACCCCAACATTGTGGCTCTGGAGGACGTCCACGAGAGCCCTTCCCACCTGTACCTGGCCATGGAGCT GGTGACAGGTGGTGAGCTGTTTGACCGCATCATGGAGCGCGGCTCCTACACGGAGAAGGACGCCAGCCACCTGGTGGGTCAGGTCCTCGGCGCCGTCTCCTACCTGCACAGCCTGGGCATCGTGCACCGGGACCTTAAG CCGGAAAACCTCCTCTATGCCACCCCCTTTGAGGACTCCAAGATCATGGTCTCTGACTTTGGACTCTCCAAAATCCAAGCTGGCAACATGCTAGGCACTGCCTGTGGGACCCCAGGATATGTGG ccccagagctTTTGGAGCAGAAACCCTACGGGAAGGCCGTAGATGTGTGGGCCCTGGGTGTCATCTCCTACATCCT GCTGTGTGGGTATCCCCCCTTCTATGACGAGAGCGACCCTGAACTCTTCAACCAGATACTGAGGGCCAGCTATGAGTTTGACTCCCCTTTCTGGGATGACATATCAGAATCAG CCAAAGACTTCATCCGGCACCTTCTGGAAAGAGATCCCCAGAAGAGGTTCACCTGCCAACAGGCCTTACAGCACCTTTG GATCTCCGGGGACGCAGCCTTGGACAGGAACATCCTAGGCTCGGTCAGTGAGCAGATCCAGAAGAATTTCGCCCGGACCCACTGGAAG AGAGCATTCAATGCCACCTCGTTCCTGCACCACATCCGTAAGCTGGGGCAGAGCCCAGAGGGTGAGGAGGCTTCTGAACAGGGTATGGCCCGACACAGCCACCCAGGAGGCCTCCGGGCTGGCCAGCCTCCCAAGTGGTGA
- the PNCK gene encoding calcium/calmodulin-dependent protein kinase type 1B isoform X2 yields MLLLKKHTEDISSVYEIREKLGSGAFSEVVLAQERGSAHLVALKCIPKKALRGKEALVENEIAVLRRVSHPNIVALEDVHESPSHLYLAMELVTGGELFDRIMERGSYTEKDASHLVGQVLGAVSYLHSLGIVHRDLKPENLLYATPFEDSKIMVSDFGLSKIQAGNMLGTACGTPGYVAPELLEQKPYGKAVDVWALGVISYILLCGYPPFYDESDPELFNQILRASYEFDSPFWDDISESAKDFIRHLLERDPQKRFTCQQALQHLWISGDAALDRNILGSVSEQIQKNFARTHWKRAFNATSFLHHIRKLGQSPEGEEASEQGMARHSHPGGLRAGQPPKW; encoded by the exons ATGCTGCTGCTCAAGAAACACACGGAGGACATCAGCAGCGTCTACGAGATCCGGGAGAAGCTGGGctc GGGCGCCTTCTCCGAGGTGGTGCTGGCCCAGGAGCGGGGCTCCGCACACCTTGTCGCCCTCAAGTGCATCCCCAAGAAGGCCCTGCGGGGCAAGGAGGCCCTGGTGGAGAACGAGATCGCCGTGCTCCGCAG GGTCAGTCACCCCAACATTGTGGCTCTGGAGGACGTCCACGAGAGCCCTTCCCACCTGTACCTGGCCATGGAGCT GGTGACAGGTGGTGAGCTGTTTGACCGCATCATGGAGCGCGGCTCCTACACGGAGAAGGACGCCAGCCACCTGGTGGGTCAGGTCCTCGGCGCCGTCTCCTACCTGCACAGCCTGGGCATCGTGCACCGGGACCTTAAG CCGGAAAACCTCCTCTATGCCACCCCCTTTGAGGACTCCAAGATCATGGTCTCTGACTTTGGACTCTCCAAAATCCAAGCTGGCAACATGCTAGGCACTGCCTGTGGGACCCCAGGATATGTGG ccccagagctTTTGGAGCAGAAACCCTACGGGAAGGCCGTAGATGTGTGGGCCCTGGGTGTCATCTCCTACATCCT GCTGTGTGGGTATCCCCCCTTCTATGACGAGAGCGACCCTGAACTCTTCAACCAGATACTGAGGGCCAGCTATGAGTTTGACTCCCCTTTCTGGGATGACATATCAGAATCAG CCAAAGACTTCATCCGGCACCTTCTGGAAAGAGATCCCCAGAAGAGGTTCACCTGCCAACAGGCCTTACAGCACCTTTG GATCTCCGGGGACGCAGCCTTGGACAGGAACATCCTAGGCTCGGTCAGTGAGCAGATCCAGAAGAATTTCGCCCGGACCCACTGGAAG AGAGCATTCAATGCCACCTCGTTCCTGCACCACATCCGTAAGCTGGGGCAGAGCCCAGAGGGTGAGGAGGCTTCTGAACAGGGTATGGCCCGACACAGCCACCCAGGAGGCCTCCGGGCTGGCCAGCCTCCCAAGTGGTGA
- the SLC6A8 gene encoding sodium- and chloride-dependent creatine transporter 1 isoform X1, with the protein MAKKSAENGIYSVSGDEKKGPLIAPGPDGAPAKGDGPAGLGAPGGRLAVPPRETWTRQMDFIMSCVGFAVGLGNVWRFPYLCYKNGGGVFLIPYILIALVGGIPIFFLEISLGQFMKAGSINVWNICPLFKGLGYASMVIVFYCNTYYIMVLAWGFYYLVKSFTTTLPWATCGHTWNTPDCVEIFRHEDCANASLANLTCDQLADRRSPVIEFWENKVLRLSGGLEVPGALNWEVTLCLLACWVLVYFCVWKGVKSTGKIVYFTATFPYVVLVVLLVRGVLLPGALDGIIYYLKPDWSKLGSPQVWIDAGTQIFFSYAIGLGALTALGSYNRFNNNCYKDAIILAVINSGTSFFAGFVVFSILGFMAAEQGVHISKVAESGPGLAFIAYPRAVTLMPVAPLWAALFFFMLLLLGLDSQFVGVEGFITGLLDLLPVSYYFRFQREISVALCCALCFVIDLSMVTDGGMYVFQLFDYYSASGTTLLWQAFWECVVVAWVYGADRFMDDIACMIGHRPCPWMKWCWSFFTPLVCMGIFIFNVVYYEPLVYNNTYVYPWWGEAMGWAFALSSMLCVPLHLLGCLLRAKGTMAEVRPCTPALPPQDVPPCQSLWPARTRAGGGRSRTHPQLPSPPCEHPRRAALLPSEGSRA; encoded by the exons ATGGCGAAGAAGAGCGCCGAGAATGGCATCTACAGCGTGTCCGGCGACGAGAAGAAGGGTCCCCTCATCGCGCCCGGGCCCGACGGGGCCCCGGCCAAGGGCGATGGCCCCGCGGGCCTGGGGGCACCCGGCGGCCGCCTGGCTGTGCCACCGCGTGAGACCTGGACGCGCCAGATGGACTTCATCATGTCGTGCGTGGGCTTCGCCGTGGGCCTGGGCAACGTGTGGCGCTTCCCCTACCTGTGCTACAAGAACGGCGGAG GTGTGTTCCTTATTCCCTACATCCTGATTGCCCTGGTCGGAGGAATCCCCATTTTCTTCTTGGAGATCTCACTGGGCCAGTTCATGAAGGCCGGCAGCATCAATGTCTGGAACATCTGTCCCCTATTCAAAG gcctgggctaTGCCTCCATGGTGATCGTCTTCTACTGCAACACCTACTACATCATGGTGCTGGCCTGGGGCTTCTATTACCTGGTAAAGTCCTTCACCACCACGCTGCCctgggccacatgtggccacaCCTGGAACACTCCTGACTGTGTGGAGATCTTCCGCCACGAAGACTGTGCCAATGCCAGCCTGGCCAACCTCACATGTGACCAGCTTGCTGACCGCCGATCCCCTGTCATCGAGTTCTGGGA GAACAAAGTCTTGCGGCTGTCTGGGGGGCTGGAGGTGCCAGGGGCCCTCAACTGGGAGGTGACCCTGTGTCTGCTGGCCTGCTGGGTGCTGGTGTACTTCTGTGTCTGGAAGGGGGTCAAATCAACAGGAAAG ATCGTGTACTTCACTGCTACATTCCCCTACGTGGTCCTGGTGGTGCTGCTGGTGCGAGGGGTGCTGCTGCCGGGGGCCTTGGATGGCATCATCTACTATCTCAAGCCCGACTGGTCGAAGCTGGGGTCCCCTCAG GTATGGATAGATGCCGGGacccagattttcttttcttacgCCATCGGCCTGGGGGCCCTCACGGCCCTGGGCAGCTACAATCGCTTCAACAACAACTGCTACAA GGACGCCATCATCCTCGCCGTCATCAACAGTGGAACCAGCTTCTTCGCTGGCTTCGTGGTCTTCTCCATCCTGGGCTTCATGGCCGCAGAGCAGGGCGTGCACATCTCCAAGGTGGCAGAATCAG ggcctggcctggccttcATCGCCTATCCCCGGGCTGTCACGCTGATGCCTGTGGCCCCGCTCTGGGCTGCCCTATTCTTCTTCATGTTGTTGCTGCTCGGTCTTGACAGCCAG TTTGTAGGTGTGGAAGGCTTCATCACTGGCCTCCTCGACCTCCTCCCGGTCTCCTACTACTTCCGTTTCCAAAGGGAGATCTCTGTGGCCCTCTGCTGCGCCCTCTGCTTTGTCATTGACCTCTCCATGGTGACCGAT ggtggGATGTACGTCTTCCAGCTGTTTGACTATTACTCGGCCAGCGGCACCACCCTGCTCTGGCAGGCCTTTTGGGAGTGTGTGGTGGTGGCCTGGGTGTACG GAGCTGACCGCTTCATGGACGACATCGCCTGTATGATCGGGCACCGACCCTGCCCCTGGATGAAATGGTGCTGGTCCTTCTTCACCCCGCTGGTCTGCATG GGCATCTTCATCTTCAACGTCGTGTACTACGAGCCGCTGGTCTACAACAACACCTACGTGTACCCGTGGTGGGGCGAGGCCATGGGCTGGGCCTTCGCACTCTCCTCCATGCTGTGCGTgcccctccacctcctgggctgtCTCCTCAGGGCTAAGGGCACCATGGCTGAGGTAAGGCCTTgcaccccagccctccctccacaGGATGTCCCACCGTGCCAGAGCCTCTGGCCAGCTCGGACTAGGGCTGGTGGCGGGAGGAGCAGGACCCATCCCCAGCTTCCCTCCCCTCCGTGTGAGCATCCACGCCGCGCAGCACTGCTTCCTAGTGAAGGCAGCAGAGCCTGA
- the SLC6A8 gene encoding sodium- and chloride-dependent creatine transporter 1 isoform X2, which produces MAKKSAENGIYSVSGDEKKGPLIAPGPDGAPAKGDGPAGLGAPGGRLAVPPRETWTRQMDFIMSCVGFAVGLGNVWRFPYLCYKNGGGVFLIPYILIALVGGIPIFFLEISLGQFMKAGSINVWNICPLFKGLGYASMVIVFYCNTYYIMVLAWGFYYLVKSFTTTLPWATCGHTWNTPDCVEIFRHEDCANASLANLTCDQLADRRSPVIEFWENKVLRLSGGLEVPGALNWEVTLCLLACWVLVYFCVWKGVKSTGKIVYFTATFPYVVLVVLLVRGVLLPGALDGIIYYLKPDWSKLGSPQVWIDAGTQIFFSYAIGLGALTALGSYNRFNNNCYKDAIILAVINSGTSFFAGFVVFSILGFMAAEQGVHISKVAESGPGLAFIAYPRAVTLMPVAPLWAALFFFMLLLLGLDSQFVGVEGFITGLLDLLPVSYYFRFQREISVALCCALCFVIDLSMVTDGGMYVFQLFDYYSASGTTLLWQAFWECVVVAWVYGADRFMDDIACMIGHRPCPWMKWCWSFFTPLVCMGIFIFNVVYYEPLVYNNTYVYPWWGEAMGWAFALSSMLCVPLHLLGCLLRAKGTMAERWQHLTQPVWGLHHLEYRAQDADVRGLTTLTPVSESSKVVVVESVM; this is translated from the exons ATGGCGAAGAAGAGCGCCGAGAATGGCATCTACAGCGTGTCCGGCGACGAGAAGAAGGGTCCCCTCATCGCGCCCGGGCCCGACGGGGCCCCGGCCAAGGGCGATGGCCCCGCGGGCCTGGGGGCACCCGGCGGCCGCCTGGCTGTGCCACCGCGTGAGACCTGGACGCGCCAGATGGACTTCATCATGTCGTGCGTGGGCTTCGCCGTGGGCCTGGGCAACGTGTGGCGCTTCCCCTACCTGTGCTACAAGAACGGCGGAG GTGTGTTCCTTATTCCCTACATCCTGATTGCCCTGGTCGGAGGAATCCCCATTTTCTTCTTGGAGATCTCACTGGGCCAGTTCATGAAGGCCGGCAGCATCAATGTCTGGAACATCTGTCCCCTATTCAAAG gcctgggctaTGCCTCCATGGTGATCGTCTTCTACTGCAACACCTACTACATCATGGTGCTGGCCTGGGGCTTCTATTACCTGGTAAAGTCCTTCACCACCACGCTGCCctgggccacatgtggccacaCCTGGAACACTCCTGACTGTGTGGAGATCTTCCGCCACGAAGACTGTGCCAATGCCAGCCTGGCCAACCTCACATGTGACCAGCTTGCTGACCGCCGATCCCCTGTCATCGAGTTCTGGGA GAACAAAGTCTTGCGGCTGTCTGGGGGGCTGGAGGTGCCAGGGGCCCTCAACTGGGAGGTGACCCTGTGTCTGCTGGCCTGCTGGGTGCTGGTGTACTTCTGTGTCTGGAAGGGGGTCAAATCAACAGGAAAG ATCGTGTACTTCACTGCTACATTCCCCTACGTGGTCCTGGTGGTGCTGCTGGTGCGAGGGGTGCTGCTGCCGGGGGCCTTGGATGGCATCATCTACTATCTCAAGCCCGACTGGTCGAAGCTGGGGTCCCCTCAG GTATGGATAGATGCCGGGacccagattttcttttcttacgCCATCGGCCTGGGGGCCCTCACGGCCCTGGGCAGCTACAATCGCTTCAACAACAACTGCTACAA GGACGCCATCATCCTCGCCGTCATCAACAGTGGAACCAGCTTCTTCGCTGGCTTCGTGGTCTTCTCCATCCTGGGCTTCATGGCCGCAGAGCAGGGCGTGCACATCTCCAAGGTGGCAGAATCAG ggcctggcctggccttcATCGCCTATCCCCGGGCTGTCACGCTGATGCCTGTGGCCCCGCTCTGGGCTGCCCTATTCTTCTTCATGTTGTTGCTGCTCGGTCTTGACAGCCAG TTTGTAGGTGTGGAAGGCTTCATCACTGGCCTCCTCGACCTCCTCCCGGTCTCCTACTACTTCCGTTTCCAAAGGGAGATCTCTGTGGCCCTCTGCTGCGCCCTCTGCTTTGTCATTGACCTCTCCATGGTGACCGAT ggtggGATGTACGTCTTCCAGCTGTTTGACTATTACTCGGCCAGCGGCACCACCCTGCTCTGGCAGGCCTTTTGGGAGTGTGTGGTGGTGGCCTGGGTGTACG GAGCTGACCGCTTCATGGACGACATCGCCTGTATGATCGGGCACCGACCCTGCCCCTGGATGAAATGGTGCTGGTCCTTCTTCACCCCGCTGGTCTGCATG GGCATCTTCATCTTCAACGTCGTGTACTACGAGCCGCTGGTCTACAACAACACCTACGTGTACCCGTGGTGGGGCGAGGCCATGGGCTGGGCCTTCGCACTCTCCTCCATGCTGTGCGTgcccctccacctcctgggctgtCTCCTCAGGGCTAAGGGCACCATGGCTGAG CGCTGGCAGCACCTGACTCAGCCTGTATGGGGCCTCCACCACTTGGAGTACAGAGCTCAGGATGCGGACGTCAGGGGCCTGACCACCCTGACCCCCGTGTCCGAGAGCAGCAAGGTCGTCGTGGTGGAGAGTGTCATGTGA